CGATTGCCTGCAAGGTACATTTAGGTTCCTAGTTTTGCTGCTTTAGGTTGAAACCATAGAAACTGTAGATCTGTAGCCGTAAATGTCAATTTCTGTTGTGTTCTTTTCAGGCTTTCAGGTGTGCCATTCTTTGGGAGGAGGCACAGGATCTGGAATGGGAAACGCTGCTGATATCAAAAATTAGAGAGGAGTATCCCGATCGCATGATGTTGACTTTCTCTGTGTTTCCTTCTCCGAAAGTGTCGGACACAGTCGTGGAACCCTACAATGCTACACTGTCGGTCCACCAGTTGGTGGAGAACGCCGATGAGTGTATGGTTCTGGATAATGAGGCGCTCTATGACATTTGCTTCAGGACTCTTAAGCTCACTACGCCAAGCTGTAAGTTCAAATGTCACTTTGTGCTTCTTTTTTGGTTCGTTTTAACAAAATCTTAAGaatgttattttaattttgttCCATTTTTCGAAAGATTTTGAGGAAAATTTCAAGCAGCTCTTTCTTGAATAGGCACTGATGAGTGTGTAAATGTCTCTGTATCCGTCAATACTGCAACTGCAAGTTATTTGCAAACCTTCAATCTTTTTAGATAATAGATTGATTACAATCCAACCAGTAAGGGTTTTTAGGAGGTTTTCAATTAATATTCCATTTTGATAAAGCTTCATATGAGATTTTCTAGATATGAATTTGCAGGACTACTGCTATACAAATTCTACATGATCTTGTTCGTCAATGCATGCATTACCTGGATAATTGATTGTGACTTCAAATGTCTAAAATGTCTTTTTTTAAAAGAGTGTATTTAGTACACCATTACTGATAAATATCAGATCAATTTAAAATTTGAAGGGGCTTAATTATATGCTATATCTGGGTGTGTTACAGTCGGAGATTTGAACCACTTGATCTCAGCCACAATGAGCGGAGTGACCTGCTGCCTCAGGTTCCCTGGTCAGCTGAACTCAGATCTGAGAAAGCTGGCCGTGAATCTGATCCCCTTCCCCCGCCTTCACTTCTTCATGGTGGGTTTTGCCCCATTGACCTCCCGAGGGTCGCAGCAATACCGCGCACTTACTGTGCCAGAGTTGACTCAGCAGATGTGGGACTCGAAGAACATGATGTGTGCTGCTGATCCCCGGCACGGGCGATACCTGACAGCCTCCGCCATGTTCCGTGGAAAGATGAGCACTAAGGAGGTGGATGAGCAGATGATGAATGTGCAAAACAAGAACTCCTCCTACTTTGTGGAATGGATCCCCAACAATGTGAAGTCTTCTGCCTGTGATATCCCTCCCACGGGCCTAAAAATGGCTTCCACCTTCATTGGTAACTCTACCTCCATCCAGGAGATGTTCAGGCGCGTGAGTGAGCAGTTCACTGCTATGTTCAGGAGAAAGGCCTTTTTGCATTGGTACACTGGAGAGGGCATGGATGAGATGGAATTCACTGAGGCCGAGAGCAACATGAACGATCTGGTCTCTGAATATATGCAGTACCAGGATGCTACCGCTGATGATGAAGGGGAatatgacgatgaagaagaacaagaaatgtGATCACTCCAAAATAATATCCATATTAATGAGTACTGTTTAAGAATGGCAACAACGGCTAGTTGTTTAGGCTTCTAGTTGTGTTTGTCTACTTCATTTGTTGTTTAATCATCCTACTGCTGGAGGTTAAGCAGATGCATaagttgtttccttttttttgtGATATCTCTCTGCTACATTACATTGTTATGTATGTATCACATCCGGATAGAATATATCCTATAAAGTTCTTTTGGTAAAAGAGTGATGAATTTATATTTTGTGTTTTTTTCCCTTTAATGCAGTGCTGCAAAATTTGAATTGATGAAAAATTGAACTGGTGTTGAGCATATATGTTATTTGTGGACTGGTTGAAGATGATTACAATGATTTAGCCGATagcttaaatattattttttaactcTAGTAAAAGCAAATATATTTATATGGtgatatagataaaatttaaaatttatatggtGATCTAGAGTTTGTTGGCACTCTAACAGCTTTGGTGACACTTTGGGAGCGAATGAATATAATTTATGATTTAGAGGTGAGTGACATTGGTCACAGGTTGAATTTAAGGCAAAGGTGAGTGGCATATTAATCATAGGTTGAGTCTAAGGCAACTTTTGAAGTGCATGTATATGTATTCAAAATGTTTTCTTAGAGCttaaatttttttgtatcattTATGGTAATATCAGATTCATTGAGATCCGGCTGCATATTTTACTATGGTTTCATTGCATTTCTaagaattatttgaaataaaatgcTCTCAATGGTGTGCAAATAGTGTGAACCAATGAGCAATTAACTGTATTTGTTTATTTTGGTAAATCAATCACTTGTAGAGCCTGTGTTTGTGTATTTACATGCATGTATCGACTTAAATAGACCTATATTGTGCTATGATAGTTGCCAATACATAGGTGAGGTCGGGTAATTTAATGTACTTGTTGCTATTCTAAAGTTCATCCTTATCTCATTAGGATTTTTAATCTGGGGACGCTTTGTGAAGTTTATTTTTGTGAAGCTAAATAGGGTCTGAAGAATCAATTAATAAGTTGTCTGTACTTGTTGCTATTCTAAAGATCATCCTTCTCTCATTAGGATCTGTTCAGAAAGGTcctgattcttaggattttttaATCTGGGGACGCTTTGTGAAGTTAATTTTTGTGAAGGTAGGGTCTGAAGAATCAATTAATAAGTTGTCTGTACTTGTTGCTATTCTAAAGTTCATCCTTATCTCATTAGGATCTGTTCAGAAAGGTCTTGAATCTTAGGATTTTTTAATCTGGGGACGATTTGTGAAGTTTATTTTTGTGAAGCTAAATAGGGTCTAaagaatcaattaataaaataagtTGTCTGTTTGTCTATTCGCGTGCTACTGCGTTGGACTTGTTTGTATTAGATCTGCTATTTGAGTGACCACTTCTTGGTTTAACTTTTCTCTCTATCATACCACCTGAAATTTCATTTTCTCCTTAGGTTCCATGACATTATCTTAATTTATTGAGGGATACTTTCTATGATGAGGCATTGAATTTGTAGCCATGTGCAACATTGATGCCCTTGGATGCTTTATGTCTATTCGCGTGCTACTGCATTGGACTTATTAGATCTGCTATTTGAGTGACCACTTCTTGGTTTAACTTTTCTCTCTATCATACCACCTGAAAATTCATTTTCTGCATAGGTTCCGTGACATTATCTTAGTTTAAGATTATAAACTTCTCTGATTCATGGACTATCCAGTACAGCATATTGGGCCTAGTGATTATACCTTTAGTGAAGAGGATGGGTAGTAACTGTTGCTTTAGGTTTCGGCAGGCAAAGGAATAAATTCTTTGAGGTGAATTCTTTAAGAAACTCCAATATTGATCATCACTAATCCACATATGCTTGCTTGCCACTAACAAGGATTTGGCACCCATTCAAAAGACTAGATGTCTCCTCATTCAGTCGCACAGCTCAAACCTTATAGATGGACCATCTAATCACTATAATACAATTATTAGATTCAATTTTATTGTTGAGACAACAAGATCATGCAAGATTGCAAGTACCACTACATACATTTATTAAAGAATAATAATTAATTTAGTAGGTCTAATGGTAGGATGGCAAATTAACACGTAGATGGTTTGCTTTATTTTGTATGAGAATCATAGTCTAGATTTCAAAGCTAAATAGtaaaatgaatgcaatttaaaAGAAGACATCCTAATGATGACAATTATGATCAGGCCTTACAATTTCATAAATGAGTTAGGTTATATGTATGTAGATTAAAAGACAAATGAAATCACATCATTTATTGAATTGGACTTATTAATTTGTTAGAAAACACACAAAGTTTATTGTATTTCTTTAAATAGATGCTTTATAAAGGTTCTGCATAAGATTCTAGAGTCTTTTAGTTGAATAATATTGAAAACAACAAATCAACAATGTAATTAGAAGGACCACTAAGAGCATAAAAAATGTACATGATATTCATGGAGACATTCAAGTAGTTGATGAATTGCATATTATACATAGTCCTTCAAGAATTACTAACTAATAGTGCACAAAGGGGAGGAAATCCAAATGACCACATTCAAAACTAATTCTAGACTTATTACAAGACACCAaaattgttagaaattaggatcttaggttattgatcatttcaaataaatacaacataaataAAATGAGAATTACAAGCACATAGATTAAATTCATTACACAATATATGAATATGGGAAAAATCCCTTTGAATAAAAATCTCATAAAGCATCAATGTAAAACACTCACAAATTGGCTACTCCTTACTTTTACACCGTCAATCATACCTCTTATGCATAGTAATAATATTCACTATTAATCTCCAAATTTCCTTACCTCTGAATGAAAGAACCTTCTTAAATATagaaacaatgacaaaatacataaAGAAATTTTTATCACACCTATTCAAAACTACTATTTATAAATAAttcataatttaatattatatcaaACTATTACttatataattaataatttaatattatttatacaTAAGATATTATTAGAATACAAGTTGTTTTTTCTATGTTCTACAATCTAAATCTTGCCACCAAACAACCAACTGGATTCCCACTTAGAACTGCATATCTATAATCTCCAATAATTGCAGAGTTGCATGAAGGAAAAACAAGTCTCCACAAGGCCTACATACATCAGCATAAAAAGAAAAACAATCTACCTTAGATCGAACAAAATTTTCTACTTTACTGACAAGGAGATGATGCTCTCATTGCTCCAGATGAACAAGTACAACCCAACAAAAGCTTAAAAACCATGTGAGAAACTGCCAAGAAATAAACGACTCATCAAAATCTGTAGTTAATGCCATCAGGGCATTGAGAAGCCAAATGGAAGACAAGAAACCCTCAAAATAATACTCCATTCCAGGATATGATTCACAACAAGATAATACAGCATATGGTAAGCCCCAATGTTGATTCTTCTTTAAGAATAGATAGATGCACAGGTCCACCACCATGTCATCTGTGTCATGTGGAGGCATATGATTTGTGACAGAGAATGCTGTATACAGACACCAACTACTCCAAAGGGGTCCACCATTGCCAAAGGGCATTCATCCCAGAGAATCATTTGTTGCAGAGAGCACATTGGAAGAGAGCAGTCTGGCCTGTTCCTGTGAATAAGATGGTGCGGCCATAGACCAGTCAATTGGAAAACATTTGTAGTTTGGAGGTTATAAGAAGCTTACAGTCCACGTAGTAATGATATCTAGAATTAGAACAAACTAAGGAGTCCATATGATAGCATTGAGGGCATGTGGTAGCATTGAATCAAATAAGGAAACAAGTGGATAGCAAGCTGGACTCAAGGAAACTATAGGTTGCACTTTACTTACCCTCAAAAAATGATCTGACTAGAACATAAGCTTACAAATTTGTCACCAAAACAAGAAGTAAGGACAAGAATGAGTGTGACAATGTGACAAAGATGCAATTATATGAGAAATGCACACATAAGAAAACCTAGTCTAGTGACAACAAACTCTAATCACATTTGGTCATACAAAGGACAAGATTGGAATTTGAATCATATACTTGGCATACACATAACTCGAAGGCAAAAATGCATCCAAAATTAGAATTGGAGGATGGACCAACATTGGCTCTCACCATATAAAGGACAAGATTGGAAGTTGATCATAGACTTGGGCATACACATAACTTAATGacaaatatgcatccaaaatgaGAATTGGAAGATGGACCAATATTGGCTTTGATTGGGGACATGTATCCAAGGTGGATATAATACGAATCCTATCCATAAATTTGGGTGCAAACTAAAACAAACTTGCAATGGTGGGATCAACACAAAACCAACCACAAGATTCTTACCAAAAAATAGGATTGGAAGTCGAATCATATATTTGGGCATACACATAACTCAAAGGCAAAACTGTatccaaaatgagaaattggaggaCAGACCAACATTGGCTCTAATTGGGGACATGTATCCAAGGTGGATACAATGAGAATCATAGCCACATCTCTAGGTGTAAACTAAAACAAAATTGTAATAGAGGGACCAATACAAAACCAAGCATAAGACACAAAAAATAAGACAAGAAAGTAAACCTACACTTCATGATGGGCATAACAATAAACATGATTGCACAATACAAAACAAAGGTAAAAATATGTACATAGGCCATGACCTCAAATCATTAGGAGAAATAGTGATTGGGGTTCTAGCCATGAACTGGAGCTCCATGAGATTCTCATCCAAACTCTGGATATAGAAAGCATCTTAACCACaccatttttcaaattaattagatCCAACCCACAAGTATTCAAACTTCCCGTGCTTTCCTttgtcttcaaatcttgcattccacATGAGAATAATATCTCCGACTTGAAAACATCTCCAAGTTACCTTCTTATTAAACAaatatttcattctttgttgttttACTAAATTCCTATCACGTGCAATCCTTCTTGTCTCCTTCAACTCAATGAGATAATGAGGTCTACAAAATTTACATCTTCTTCATGTCCTTTTACTCCTTTGATTGTTCATTCTTTGGCTCTTGCTTTGTGATTTCTCTAGCCTCTTTTAAATGTTCTATTCTCTTTTACTCCATATAacgtatttttttcaatttttttcaaaaggAATAACAATTTTGAAAATTTCAGATTGCAAAATGTAGTCTTTATACCATTTTGTAGCCACCTCAATTCAAGGATACTTTACAATTGGAGTAATAGGTACAACTTCctctttttaaaatcttttaatagAGACTAGATTTTGCATGCTATCCTGCAACCTCTGAAGTCACTATTATGCATGTTATTTACATTAATCCCATTGACTAGATATTCAAAGAATCCACCCATGATTCAGACCATCAACTTAATTTACCTTGCAAGACAACAAGATCACGCTATGATACCTCTGTAACATCCTCAATAAAAAAATTAGAACAATTTGAAATCTGAAAATTAGATTTGTAAATATTATGCCAATTAACCCAAAATCACCAAAACTAGTCAACTAGTCTTGCACAAAGAGGTCAACAAATTAATAAACTTTCCAAATATCATCATTAAAATGATTTTTctgatgtgaaaaataatgaacAAATGAATAGGTCTTAAAATCCTATTTTACAACAACAACCAATCTATAGCTTCACAAGCCCAAAATCTCCCACAAATCCACAAAACTATGTCAAAATTAGACTGTCCGATTTGCCCCAAACTTCACTGGAAGAATACTAGACCAAATGAAACTTTATGGAAcaccaaataaataatttttatgacataaaaaaaagaaaataattaggTTTGAGATAtgataaacaacaacaacaaataattTAGCTTTCAACACCCAAATTCTACACCAAACTCACAAAATATGACAAATCCGATACACTCGATTTACTCAAAACACCACAAGTTGATATTGTTTGAATTTCAAATGGAAATACCAGAATATACATTTGattacaacaataataacaataacataCTATTGTAGGAGATCTATGAGACATAACACAACCAACAATCAACACAACTATGCTTGAAAATCAGTGAAAACAACACACGAAGAACCATTGAATATTGAAAGGAGCAACAAACACTCTTACAAATTTTCTTCAGCTCAAATGCAAATTTTAGATGAGAATGCCATTTGCAATTAAAGGGTTTTGATCTTTTGATCACCCAAGACTCATGGGTTTTTATCCACAAGTTTTCTCCTCTAATGAGCTTTCATCCACTAAAGAAGGAAACCCTGAGGACAAGGGAAACCCCAACCCCTTGGTCCCGAAAAACTAGGTCCAAATTCTGAGAATAGGTCTGTATCAAGTTGCTGAAGGTCTCTTGAACTCCATGTCTCTTTTAGCAACTTGTACCTGCACACAAAATGAGAGAAAggatgttgtggataggggtttgcctaggtcaagcCTCAAGTTTGGAAtgaaccctaattgaaatagaaattgaacttgaattgaattggaaagcttgccttttgagggcaaggttagatctaaaattgaaatacttgaatgtagatgattataacttcaataggtgatgcaataacatgataaatcatataaAATTCGGATCATGAAATCATAGCTAGAACATAACATGAAGATGTTTTGATGTAGTTTGCTACTCCTTATCAAATTtgctcttgagaaagaagaattgctcttgaattggatgataatatTAGCTTAAGATGTGATGATGAAATTGAATTGAGGAGGATGCCTTATATAAGGGTTTCTTAATTAAAATAACCTTTAGGCCAATTTAGATTTGGTGTATTTTCCCATAGAGCTAGATTTGGATAGGGTAGGACTGCCTCATATTATTACCTCGAAATTTGGGGGAAAAAGTGTGGGACCGAGGGGCCCAATCGtcttggtcatgacaactttttctTGACTTTTTAAGAATGCAAGATAACGAGGTTGTAATGCTAATTCCAACCTGATGACTCAAACCATGATATATAGAATGtgttttggaagttgaaattgaggtaagattaaggataaatcaagatgataaaagataaagggcacacttaGAATCAAGGGCCTAAATgatagtgtgatgatgtaataaagtggaatgagactcttaatattgaattaattattaattaattacaataaaggtcctataatgcatagaggaatgggaagtactaaaatgagtgctaggagagtgtgaaattggacacattaATAAAGGTGTACAACTTACAACGCTACActatatatgcatagaataaaCTTGGAAGCAAAAACTAATCCAACACCTTAGAAATTGTTCCATGAGTTTGCATTAATGAATTTTTCACCCATTCTACCCCCTATGGCATGACTAGGCTTTGCATTTTCTTTAGAAATTCAATCCCCTTCATTACCTTTTGACATTGTTGTAAAATTGAGCTAGgatgaaaagaaaagataaaagagattgaactattcttgttggtgtaaattatgtctcataattacactttacttaagttgacctAGAATAATtcattcattgtagtttgcatatgagacacttagggaattgtgcATCTAAGGAAGATGgctgtaggagaaattccacctttagtggtgttatcatattccaccttcgatgggtgattcACCTTTAGTGGAATTATTTATTATTTGTCCTACCTACCCCCACCTACCTTTGTATCTCATTggaccacatgtcatgattgtgtcctctcatttccctatggccttgcctttataagtaggctcatgttCATTGCATAGTTGATagatttttgcatcttgatgagaatactatttattcttgtctatctttgtctctcttgtgttgtgCTATTCATTGGCCTCTAAATCTTGGTTGTTATTTGCAAATTCTTACATGGTGTCAAAGTAGGTTGTaggcatcttcaccaaacccttcattaAGAGTAAGTTTCatcagttgcgagctctcttgggggtgcaagatATTTCATCaggggggtcagttgacttctccttcctctcttatggggggggggggggggactttttcctctctcagggttttgtccttcttctttgagagttcttgtaggatttgagaaatacaaatccatagaacccaaagaaacctgtcacagaaaaagagagagaacgaatacaagggttttggctctgacaaagagaaagatttattatcagagaaaaatgaatcaagaagaatgaataatacaagagatcaatccttataaaggagatcaacaccaaaaggaaaacctaaccctaaggtgagagcatttaataattaaatattaattattaaatgactaatgtatgcataaagagaaatcttaagaggagagtaaagttaattaaatactttactctaacacccccccttaagatgagttacaatgcagctacaaacaatgcagaagaaagcaaaggaactacaatgtaataaagggtcccgacaacaaggccggatcaggtacccgaatacaagaaaatctctctaaagcggagtaaaggagaaaacctagtgggaaaaaactcctctccaaaaagagatacagaaacatgctgaaaagaaaaacatgaaggaaggaaggcctcactgagaccccccaaggacaacttccttcaccccaagcatggagcgcaactgaagatagcgcagagatgccaaaggtttagtgaagatgtctgcaacctgctcctctgtaggtgtgtactccaagatgagagaaccatcctgaatcaactgcctgatgaagtgcatgtggatttcaatatgctttgtccgctgatgctccactgggttgcgagaaatgtgaatggcactctgattgtcacaccaaagaatagtggaacaatttggaggaaacccaaactttgtcatcgactgccgaagccataaaacctcctgattggctaacactgctgcacggtactcagcctctgtagatgataatgcaatagcagattgcttcttgcaagaccatgtgataggaccagaaccaaggcaaaaaacgaagccagaagtagactttcgatcattgacatcaccagcccaatcggagtcagtgaagccaatgatgtgaggggatcctaaagtgtagtgaatgccataatgagtggtgccccgaatgtatctcaaaatacgtttggctgcttgccaatggctctcatgaggatcatgggagaaccgagagacaaggccaaccgcaaaggaaagatcaggacgagaatgtgtcaggtacaacaaactgccaaccaactgcctatataaagtggggtctactgaaggagtagagcaagtggaagacaaaacaacacctaactgaaatggagtgggggcaaacttgcaatcaagcatgccaaatcgatgaagcatatcaagagcatacttctcctgaaaaatggaaatcccatccgaagattgaataacctgtagacccagaaagaagtgcaagagtccaagatctgtcatctcaaactgctccatcaaagctctctgaacactctgaatcatggaggatgagctacctgtaatgatgagatcatctacatatagcactagaatcaaaagatcaccctcctgacgctgaatatagactgtgtgatcggaatgacagtgtgtgaagtgtgaggaaagcaagaaggagtccatcttctcataccaagccctgggggcttgtttgagaccatacaatgaacgtcgaagtctgcaaaccaaagaagtgtcctgcacaaatccctgaggctgctccatatagatctcctcatgtaggtctccatgcaagaaggcactcttcacatccatctgaaacactgtccatccctgtgaagctgcaagtgaaagtactaggcgtatagaattcatcttggcgacaggagcaaaggtctcagagtagtcaataccctctacctgagaaaaccccttcgcaacaagacgggccttatatttatcaatagaaccatctacaacatacttggtacgatacacccacttgcactgaaccaactttcttcccttaggaagaggacaaagatcccaagtatgattcttcatcaaagaagaatactcctcatccatggccctatcccactcaaggtgtcctgtcgcctctaaaaacttttgaggatcatctaaaatgacatgactcaaaagactagaaccaaatgtctgagcacgagtgcgacgagaatctgaaggatcacctgccaaagaaccagttgcatcaacagtatcacgggcccacttcgacAAAGAtagagcaactggtggtggtggagaaggtggatcatcatctacatcatcctcaagagataagtaatcctcaagagatgaagaggaaggagtaggcaatgagggagaagctggtgatggagaatccatctgaggatagagctcatcaaactggacatcccgtcgaaacaggacctctctggaataaggatcaaacaacctgtatgccttaacatcctcacagtagccaacaaatatgagtggtcggctcttcctctccatggtgttccgctgagcatcaggaataaatgcccaagcctcactaccaaaaactcggaatgaagaaacatcaggcttgacatgggtctaagcctcctcaggagtcatatgtcgcaatgccttataaggcatctgattctgaatataattggcacaattgactgcctcagcccaaaatgaagaactcatagctcgagactgtatcatacaatttgccatctcccgtaatgttctgttctttctctcagcaactccattctgctgaggggtgtaaggaactgtaaactgatgctgtaaatcatgctcagtgcaaaaatctctgaaagcctgattaacatactcccccccattatctatgcgtatcctcttgatagaaagtccagattgcttctccacgaatgtcttaaaaatcctgaatgagtcaaagacatcagacttgtacttaagaaagtacacccatgtacgtctggagaagtcatcaataaaagtgagcacataacgggcccctgaaaaagaaggagttggaaaggacataagatcactgtgtaccaactctagggctgccctagcacgtgaggctcgacccttaggaaaaggatctcgatgatgtttgccaaggacacaaccacgacatacaccatcagtacaagaaatctgtggaagcccaatcacaagtgcctgtgtactcatctgctgtagatatctgtaattgacatggccaaaacgctcatgccaaagcctgctcactgaatctgcatgtgctataagagaggaaccaacagtttcTGAACTCTTAAAGCCATTAAAGCTGTATAAGTGAGATGcaaaatccacactcccagtagccacaaccaagtcaggatcatgaagatctcgaataaccacatcatgaggtgagaactcaactgtcttaccagagccagagtagCAAATttgataaacagatagaaggtttgtcgaaatgtcaggaaccaaaagtacATCCtatagacaaccaccatccaatgaaacagtaccggaaccttgaacggaaagttgtgctgagtcaccaactgcaatatgtctagtgcctgtaggggcTAGAgtggtgaccaaatcctctgtgtgtgtcatatggtgagaggcaccagaatctagaatccaagtagATGCAGAGGACAatgctcatgcagaaagagcatgacctttccctgtgggctgtgaaggaggctgaggtgcactgatattatgctgctgcatggcttcctccaaagcctctaaacgtttccaacacctggaaacgggatgtccctccttgccacaaaaactgcaaggatcacctgagtTCTTCTTAGTCTTgaaggaagactcaccagactttgaagatttgccctttttagaattgaattgtggttttgaatcagacttaggtggtggcttggagggattctcactagcctctgaatctttcttaggcttcggtttctgcttctgttttcctttggaggactgggctaccaatgcttggttttgTGAACCTGAAagggaatccaactgcttaagcttagcttgctcacaagtcagacgatcacaaaagacctcaaaaga
This genomic stretch from Cryptomeria japonica chromosome 8, Sugi_1.0, whole genome shotgun sequence harbors:
- the LOC131056103 gene encoding LOW QUALITY PROTEIN: tubulin beta-4 chain (The sequence of the model RefSeq protein was modified relative to this genomic sequence to represent the inferred CDS: deleted 2 bases in 2 codons), producing MREILHIQGGQCGNQIGAKFWEVVCDEHGIDPTGRYHGTSDLQLERVNVYYNEASCGRFVPRAVLMDLEPGTMDSVRTGPYGQIFRPDNFVFGQSGAGNNWAKGHYTEGAELIDAVLDVVRKEAENCDCLQGFQVCHSLGGGTGSGMGTLLISKIREEYPDRMMLTFSVFPSPKVSDTVVEPYNATLSVHQLVENADECMVLDNEALYDICFRTLKLTTPSFGDLNHLISATMSGVTCCLRFPGQLNSDLRKLAVNLIPFPRLHFFMVGFAPLTSRGSQQYRALTVPELTQQMWDSKNMMCAADPRHGRYLTASAMFRGKMSTKEVDEQMMNVQNKNSSYFVEWIPNNVKSSACDIPPTGLKMASTFIGNSTSIQEMFRRVSEQFTAMFRRKAFLHWYTGEGMDEMEFTEAESNMNDLVSEYMQYQDATADDEGEYDDEEEQEM